One part of the Carassius gibelio isolate Cgi1373 ecotype wild population from Czech Republic chromosome B6, carGib1.2-hapl.c, whole genome shotgun sequence genome encodes these proteins:
- the LOC127959542 gene encoding tubulin monoglycylase TTLL3-like: MHQHMQVQPLEGRARCNYVNLPMLNGDRLKTAKTLVDKAIKEKKVFSVLGPYPIIRAGLRARGWVERRLPRPSVPQPRRHDLETEATDEGDSSDDDDFGEEGERYDEADDLYDIMTRLVRNETPYFYWTTRRDSIDCRSLRKDQMTNHYAKAGSFTTKVGLCIHLRNLQWFDEADPDTFFPRCYRLGAEDDKHAFIEDFRRTACTSLLLYVLEKYGGDSEGKRTGEMYDAKSHGLSKLRKQHANQTVGTSIIDNALDICQEYLKSLEHCDIDNTFETIPTLSEQQWKVFLRNYYLVIHEGLMIEGCEAYVERCKCMLEQMSCVCPQMETDGLCNIWIIKPGAKSRGRGIMCMNRLDEILSLVNADHGIMKDSKWVVQKYLERPLLVHDTKFDVRQWFLVTDWNPLTVWFYRECYLRFSTQPYSTHTLDSSVHLCNNSIQKHFQPSPDRNPCLPAECMWSCSQFRSWLAASGQDILWEGVVVPGMQKAIIQTLLTAQDSVEPRKNSFELYGADFMLGRDLRPWLLEINASPTMAPSTGVTARLCPAVQEDTLRVVLDRRCDRNAHTGGFQLIYKQAAVEVPQYVGVNLLVEGTSIRRPRAPVYKPLTQSLPDPPSKSSSYKSSLISSHCISGKENQSEEVKKACATLSSRKVMLEKSLGFQPKLRKRPHRLVLPSTCCVLPNPAEFHPQKLSHTHTQPNHPTSHRTRSNLPSLYRPTLSLDVINLQPRQMLTSGHYKHETHKVSISYPVLRMQKYLSLNHRLTMDTFTDREGPKSS; the protein is encoded by the exons ATGCACCAACATATGCAAG TGCAACCCTTGGAAGGAAGAGCTCGTTGTAATTATGTAAATCTGCCTATGTTAAATGGGGACAGACTGAAGACAGCTAAGACTCTAGTGGACAAGGCTATAAAG GAAAAGAAAGTGTTCTCGGTGCTGGGTCCCTATCCTATAATCCGTGCAGGCCTGCGTGCAAGAGGATGGGTGGAGCGGCGCCTACCACGGCCCTCTGTCCCCCAGCCACGTCGACATGATCTTGAAACAGAAGCCACAGATGAGGGAGACAgcagtgatgatgatg ACTTTGGAGAAGAGGGAGAGAGGTACGATGAGGCAGATGATCTGTACGATATAATG ACACGGTTGGTTCGCAATGAGACGCCATATTTCTACTGGACAACCAGGAGGGATTCAATCGACTGTCGGTCTTTACGTAAAGACCAGATGACCAATCATTACGCAAAGGCAGGATCTTTCACCACCAAG GTTGGTTtgtgtatacatttaagaaatcTGCAGTGGTTTGATGAAGCAGATCCCGATACATTTTTCCCACGCTGCTACAGACTGGGGGCGGAGGATGATAAACATGCTTTTATTG AGGACTTCAGAAGAACTGCATGCACAAGTCTACTGCTGTATGTTTTGGAGAAGTATGGAGGGGATTCAGAGGGGAAGAGAACCGGAGAGATGTATGATGCTAAATCTCATG GTCTGAGCAAGCTGCGTAAACAGCATGCCAATCAGACGGTTGGAACCTCGATAATTGACAATGCATTGGATATATGTCAGGAGTATCTTAAGAGTTTAGAACACTGTGACATAGACAACACTTTTGAAACAATCCCTACCCTCTCAGAGCAACAGTGGAAGGTGTTTCTTCGGAATTATTATTTGGTTATTCA TGAAGGACTGATGATAGAGGGCTGTGAAGCTTATGTGGAGCGTTGTAAATGCATGCTGGAGCAGATGAGTTGTGTTTGCCCTCAGATGGAGACTGATGGACTCTGCAACATCTGGATCATTAAACCTGGGGCCAAGTCACGAGGCAGAG GTATAATGTGCATGAACAGGTTGGATGAGATATTGAGTTTAGTAAATGCAGACCATGGCATTATGAAGGACAGTAAGTGGGTGGTGCAGAAGTACTTGGAGCGGCCTCTCCTCGTGCATGACACTAAGTTTGATGTAAGACAGTGGTTCCTGGTCACAGACTGGAACCCTCTTACTGTGTGGTTCTACCGTGAGTGCTACCTCCGCTTTTCCACCCAGCCTTACTCCACTCATACACTGGATAG TTCTGTACATCTCTGCAACAACTCCATCCAGAAGCATTTTCAACCAAGCCCAGATCGCAATCCTTGTCTACCCGCTGAGTGCATGTGGTCATGTTCACAGTTCCGCTCCTGGTTGGCTGCTTCAGGCCAGGATATTCTGTGGGAAGGGGTGGTTGTTCCAGGTATGCAGAAGGCCATTATCCAAACTCTCTTGACTGCACAGGACAGTGTGGAACCTCGCAAAAATAGTTTTGAGCTCTACGGAGCTGACTTTATGCTGGGACGGGATTTGCGACCTTGGCTGTTGGAGATCAATGCCAGCCCCACCATGGCACCCTCCACAGGGGTCACCGCTCGACTCTGTCCCGCTGTACAGGAAGACACCTTGCGGGTGGTACTGGATCGACGCTGTGACCGCAACGCTCACACTGGTGGCTTCCAACTCATATACAAACAG GCAGCAGTAGAAGTTCCTCAGTATGTGGGAGTGAATCTTCTCGTAGAGGGGACTTCAATCAGGCGTCCTCGAGCACCTGTTTACAAGCCTCTTACTCAGTCTCTCCCTGATCCGCCATCAAAATCCAGCAGTTACAAGTCTTCGCTCATAAGCAGCCATTGCATTTCTGGTAAGGAGAACCAATCAGAAGAGGTAAAGAAGGCCTGTGCTACCCTCTCCTCCCGTAAAGTCATGTTAGAGAAGTCTTTGGGCTTTCAACCTAAACTGAGGAAACGTCCCCACAGACTCGTCTTGCCCTCAACCTGTTGTGTCCTTCCCAACCCAGCAGAATTTCATCCTCAAaagctctcacacactcacacccagCCCAATCACCCCACTTCACACAGGACACGAAGCAACCTTCCATCGCTTTACCGTCCAACCCTATCACTGGACGTAATAAATCTACAACCCAGACAAATGCTCACCTCCGGGCACTACAAACATGAAACGCATAAAGTCAGTATATCTTATCCTGTCTTGCGTATGCAGAAATACCTGTCGCTAAACCATAGACTGACTATGGACACTTTTACGGACAGAGAAGGGCCGAAGTCATCCTGA